TGTTCTTAAAGGCTCTGAGCAGTGGCTCCGGAACTAAAACTTTTTTCCCAGTCAATGCGCTCTTCATCTCAAGGGCGTTGCATGCTCCCTTTCCCCTGAAATGATTGTTCTGGATGATGAATAGGTCGACGGTCTCTTCGGCCATTTTCTTTATCTTATCGATCCAGGGCTTCATTTCCTCCGAGCTGTAGAGGTAATCGTACCTGAGAGCGGCCTCACGCTCGGCGGCAAACCAGTTCTTGTAGTTTCTCCCGTGGAATCTTATGTAGCCAACATCCGACGTGACGATCGAGGAAGGCTTGAGAGATGCTCCAATGACGGGCTGATCGATGTTGCAGAATCCGGCAGCATTTTCTTTCAGGAGATTGTAGAACTCCTCACTCTCAAAAGACGCATGACGTACTTCGACGACAAGTGGATATTCCATGAATCTCTTAAGGAGAGACGCGACGTAATTCATTGATTCGGGTGAGAACTTATATGAGTATGGAAACTGGATAAGAAGGGCGCCGAGCAATCCGTTTTCCATCAAGGGTCTGATCCCGTCTTTAAAAGCCTTTTCCTCGACTGCATGTTTCTCATCTCTATCATGCGTAAAGCCCTGCCATAGTTTGGCCGTGAATTTGAAATCTTTATTGTGTCTCACTTTTTCCACCCATCCCCAGCTCATCTTCTCGGCAGGAGGCCTGTAAAAAGTGGAATTGATCTCGATGGTATCGAAGAACCCGGCAAGATAGGTCAGCGGCTGAAATCCCCATTCCTTCTTT
This Acidobacteriota bacterium DNA region includes the following protein-coding sequences:
- a CDS encoding DUF72 domain-containing protein, producing the protein MIRIGTAGWTYDDWAGIVYPEKKEWGFQPLTYLAGFFDTIEINSTFYRPPAEKMSWGWVEKVRHNKDFKFTAKLWQGFTHDRDEKHAVEEKAFKDGIRPLMENGLLGALLIQFPYSYKFSPESMNYVASLLKRFMEYPLVVEVRHASFESEEFYNLLKENAAGFCNIDQPVIGASLKPSSIVTSDVGYIRFHGRNYKNWFAAEREAALRYDYLYSSEEMKPWIDKIKKMAEETVDLFIIQNNHFRGKGACNALEMKSALTGKKVLVPEPLLRAFKNRLAAIASNARNG